One part of the Thermodesulfobacterium commune DSM 2178 genome encodes these proteins:
- a CDS encoding nitroreductase family protein produces the protein MEKDRLKEAVFKAIFDRRSIRRYLEQKPNKELIYRLLEAGIWAPSGLNNQPWRFVIVWSEEIKQKLAALTRYHEIIKKAPVLIGVFLDKDRMYHQIKDHQSAGACIQNILLAAHASGLGACWLGEILKNEEKVKEVLSLPKEKYELAAFIALGYPDDQSKRTSRQPLENFIIKEI, from the coding sequence ATGGAAAAAGACAGGTTAAAAGAAGCGGTGTTTAAGGCTATTTTTGATAGAAGGAGCATAAGAAGGTATTTAGAACAAAAGCCTAACAAGGAGTTAATCTATCGATTGTTAGAAGCTGGTATATGGGCTCCTTCTGGGTTAAACAACCAACCTTGGAGGTTTGTAATAGTCTGGTCTGAAGAAATTAAACAAAAGCTGGCAGCCTTAACCAGATATCATGAAATCATCAAAAAGGCTCCGGTTTTAATTGGCGTGTTTTTAGATAAAGACAGGATGTACCACCAGATAAAAGACCATCAATCTGCAGGGGCTTGTATCCAAAACATCCTGCTTGCAGCTCATGCCTCTGGTCTTGGGGCCTGTTGGTTAGGTGAAATCTTAAAAAACGAAGAAAAAGTAAAAGAGGTCCTCTCCTTACCTAAGGAGAAATACGAACTTGCAGCTTTTATCGCTTTAGGATATCCAGATGATCAAAGTAAAAGGACCTCCAGACAACCTTTAGAAAACTTTATCATCAAAGAGATTTAA
- a CDS encoding DsbC family protein — protein sequence MTKKFVPLMLSLSFILVGCSKGLGGSGGCPTVKEFQKKLDNLQPGIQIEKIEKSPIPGLCKVVIKISEFNKALFYTDAKGNYIISGNIIDIAQKKDIIREEMEKLNKKVLDKNTLAEVEKLVDLTYGNSPNVVYFITDPDCPVCKRAEPVLENLAKEGKITVKTILLPLESLHPEAKNKSISLICDKKGFQDLIQGYKGANLCASGKEKIEKNIDFMFNKIGVTGTPAFIFPDGEVVIGWVGPEFILNKFNLR from the coding sequence ATGACCAAAAAATTCGTTCCCTTGATGTTAAGCTTGAGTTTTATTTTAGTAGGATGTAGTAAAGGATTAGGAGGTTCAGGCGGTTGTCCTACAGTAAAAGAATTCCAAAAAAAATTAGATAACCTTCAGCCTGGAATTCAAATAGAAAAAATCGAAAAATCACCGATTCCAGGGTTATGTAAAGTAGTGATTAAAATATCGGAGTTTAATAAAGCTCTGTTTTATACTGACGCAAAAGGAAATTACATCATAAGTGGGAACATCATTGACATAGCACAAAAAAAAGATATCATCAGAGAAGAGATGGAAAAATTAAACAAAAAAGTGCTTGATAAAAACACATTAGCAGAGGTAGAAAAGCTTGTTGACCTTACCTATGGCAACTCTCCTAACGTAGTATACTTTATTACTGACCCTGACTGTCCTGTCTGTAAACGTGCTGAACCTGTGTTAGAAAACCTGGCTAAAGAGGGGAAGATAACGGTCAAAACCATACTTTTACCCTTAGAGTCTTTACATCCCGAGGCCAAAAATAAATCTATATCTCTTATCTGTGATAAAAAAGGTTTTCAAGACCTTATCCAAGGATATAAAGGGGCTAACCTTTGTGCTTCAGGAAAAGAAAAAATAGAAAAAAACATAGATTTTATGTTTAACAAAATAGGAGTAACCGGGACCCCTGCTTTTATCTTCCCAGACGGAGAAGTTGTAATAGGTTGGGTAGGTCCGGAGTTTATTCTCAACAAGTTTAACTTGCGATAA
- the amrA gene encoding AmmeMemoRadiSam system protein A, with product MLTVQEKLFCLKLARKTLEDYFKGTYELINPPDKYPSLKQKRGAFVTLLKEGNLRGCIGIIEPLYPLYQVIQEMAISAAFKDPRFPPLTKEELSLTEIEISVLSPLKKGTIEEIEVGKHGVYLIKGFYRGVLLPQVPVEYGWDKKTFLEHLCLKAGLHPNCYKEKDVEIYLFTAEVFKESEFFKN from the coding sequence ATGTTAACCGTTCAAGAAAAACTTTTTTGCTTAAAACTGGCAAGAAAAACCTTAGAAGACTATTTTAAAGGAACTTATGAACTAATTAACCCTCCAGACAAATACCCCTCTCTTAAACAAAAGAGAGGGGCTTTTGTGACCTTGCTTAAGGAAGGCAATCTGAGAGGGTGTATCGGGATTATCGAACCTTTATACCCTCTCTATCAAGTAATCCAAGAAATGGCTATCTCTGCAGCCTTTAAAGACCCAAGGTTTCCACCCCTTACAAAGGAGGAGCTTTCTCTTACAGAAATAGAAATTTCAGTTCTATCTCCTCTTAAAAAAGGAACTATAGAAGAGATAGAGGTAGGGAAACACGGGGTATATTTAATCAAAGGCTTTTATCGAGGCGTACTCCTTCCTCAAGTACCTGTAGAGTATGGTTGGGACAAAAAGACCTTTTTAGAACACCTCTGTCTTAAAGCTGGCCTTCACCCTAACTGTTATAAGGAAAAAGACGTAGAAATCTATCTTTTTACGGCAGAGGTTTTTAAAGAAAGCGAATTTTTTAAAAACTAA
- a CDS encoding IS256 family transposase, protein MENLDLDLEKVLSEISKIESKEGIKMAAALLLNALMKKEREIFLRDSIDNKANGYYERQLACFLGNLGISVPRDRKSEFRPAILPPEWQKADESFQDFILNLVLQSYSPNKIKALLQSMKLPYSPEQIEEIKEELYNQAKELKTKELPENLFAMFIDAYHTQIKDTEANRIRKAVIYNIIGIDMEGRKNLLSYYIYFGSETKEDWLQILNDLIKRGVKRVMVIVSDDFPGLTQAIKALFPETDHQLCFVHMQRNINRNMSKQDAKKFYEELSIIKRIEEYERALNRFEELCKSYEKKYPAYIKGLLKKKEHYFVYKKYPEGVRRYIYTTNVVENINSRIELIRVNTGGYFQSIKTAEVAIYITVSRIQKTRWQKPLPLIKSALYELRQMFVKRFYKETQFS, encoded by the coding sequence ATGGAAAACTTAGACTTAGATTTAGAAAAAGTTTTAAGTGAAATCTCAAAAATTGAATCAAAAGAGGGTATCAAAATGGCTGCTGCACTCCTCTTAAACGCTCTCATGAAAAAAGAAAGAGAAATATTCCTTAGAGATAGTATTGATAATAAAGCTAATGGTTACTATGAAAGACAACTTGCCTGTTTCTTAGGTAACCTTGGTATCTCTGTCCCAAGAGATAGAAAATCTGAATTCAGACCTGCTATTCTTCCTCCTGAATGGCAAAAAGCTGATGAATCCTTCCAGGACTTTATCCTTAACCTCGTTCTCCAAAGCTACTCCCCCAATAAAATCAAAGCCCTCTTGCAATCTATGAAACTCCCCTACTCCCCAGAACAAATAGAAGAAATTAAAGAAGAATTGTATAACCAAGCCAAAGAATTAAAAACCAAAGAATTGCCAGAAAATTTGTTTGCTATGTTTATAGACGCTTATCATACTCAGATAAAAGATACCGAAGCCAACAGAATCAGAAAAGCAGTTATTTATAATATCATCGGGATAGATATGGAGGGAAGAAAAAATTTACTTTCTTATTACATTTATTTTGGTTCAGAGACGAAGGAGGACTGGCTCCAGATACTTAATGATTTGATAAAGAGGGGAGTTAAGAGGGTTATGGTAATAGTGAGTGATGATTTTCCTGGCCTTACTCAAGCCATAAAAGCCCTCTTTCCTGAGACAGATCATCAGCTTTGTTTTGTACACATGCAAAGGAACATCAACAGGAACATGTCTAAGCAGGATGCTAAAAAATTTTATGAGGAGTTAAGCATTATAAAGAGGATAGAGGAGTATGAGAGGGCCTTAAATAGATTTGAGGAATTATGTAAGAGTTATGAGAAGAAGTATCCAGCTTATATAAAGGGACTTTTGAAAAAGAAGGAGCATTATTTTGTTTATAAGAAATATCCTGAGGGGGTGAGGAGGTATATATACACGACGAATGTGGTTGAGAATATAAATAGCAGGATAGAGCTGATAAGGGTAAATACAGGGGGATATTTTCAATCAATCAAGACAGCAGAGGTTGCGATATACATAACAGTAAGTCGGATTCAGAAAACGAGATGGCAAAAACCACTTCCTTTAATTAAGTCTGCTTTATACGAATTGAGGCAAATGTTTGTAAAGAGATTTTATAAGGAGACACAATTCTCTTGA